The following proteins are co-located in the Acropora palmata chromosome 11, jaAcrPala1.3, whole genome shotgun sequence genome:
- the LOC141896962 gene encoding placenta-specific gene 8 protein-like produces the protein MHSNKIASQEPPVQQVPEDEEPGSSALPPYQPPEVAHLPPQPYYPQLQGTYPPPIAAQPTAFQSTSTTVVVTQPSTMVVQQQQPRPWSSGLCGCFEDCGICFAGLFCEERLLCDISYRMGEGCCLPYLCKMDMVLAGLRIKLRTQENIQGSVLDDYLCSTCCTRIVLCQMARELRHIGK, from the exons ATGCATTCAAACAAAATAGCATCTCAGGAACCACCTGTACAACAAGTGCCAGAGGATGAGGAACCAGGCTCCTCTGCGCTCCCTCCTTACCAGCCACCGGAAGTAGCTCATCTTCCGCCACAGCCTTATTATCCCCAATTGCAGGGCACCTACCCACCACCAATCGCAGCTCAACCAACCGCCTTCCAGTCAACCAGCACTACTGTTGTTGTGACTCAACCTTCCACGATGGTCGTACAGCAGCAGCAACCACGCCCGTGGAGTAGTGGTCTTTGTGGTTGCTTTGAAGACTGCGGCATCT GTTTCGCGGGTCTCTTTTGTGAAGAACGTTTGCTCTGCGATATTTCCTACAGGATGGGAGAAGGTTGCTGTCTCCCTTATCTTTGTAAGATGGATATGGTTTTGGCAGGATTGAGGATCAAACTAAGGACTCAAGAGAACATTCAG GGTAGTGTGTTGGATGATTACCTTTGTTCAACGTGTTGTACAAGAATTGTTTTATGCCAGATGGCACGAGAGCTCAGGCACATTGGAAAGTAA
- the LOC141896961 gene encoding cornifelin homolog encodes MTSEKTDVGHGSALPPYYSPQEGHPAPQASYYPEQGNYPQQQGSYPQPGNYHPQQACYPPTIEAQPTHFHTTNTTVVVSQPAMTAAQQRPRQWSTGLCGCCEDCGICWHGMCFPQCLLCDVSSRMGEGCCFPFCCPMALAGLRVKLRTQENIQGSACDDYFCAMCCPTLVLCQLARELKHVGN; translated from the exons ATGACCTCTGAGAAAACAGATGTGGGACACGGGTCTGCGCTCCCTCCTTACTATTCACCACAGGAAGGCCATCCTGCGCCACAGGCCAGTTATTACCCTGAACAGGGAAACTACCCCCAACAACAAGGCAGCTACCCCCAACCAGGCAACTACCACCCACAACAAGCCTGCTACCCTCCGACAATCGAAGCTCAGCCAACACATTTCCATACCACCAACACTACTGTTGTTGTGTCTCAACCCGCCATGACAGCTGCACAACAGCGCCCGCGCCAATGGAGCACCGGTCTTTGTGGGTGCTGCGAAGACTGCGGCATCT GTTGGCATGGTATGTGTTTTCCACAATGTTTGCTCTGTGATGTTTCTTCCAGGATGGGAGAAGGTTGCTGTTTTCCCTTCTGTTGTCCAATGGCTTTGGCTGGCCTGAGAGTCAAGCTGAGGACTCAAGAAAACATTCAG GGCAGTGCCTGTGATGATTATTTCTGTGCAATGTGTTGTCCAACTCTTGTTTTATGCCAGCTGGCTCGGGAGCTGAAGCACGTTGGAAACTAA
- the LOC141896960 gene encoding cornifelin homolog yields the protein MTSEKPTVGFMPLAEEAGPSTLPPYQPPQVGYPSPQPMGSYPPPQPQEGYPAPQPHGSYPQPIASQPSSFHATNTTVVVTQPSMMAVQVGPRPWRTDLCACCEDCGICCMGFFCAESLLCDVSTRMGEGCCFPCFCQLALAGLRVKMRTQENIEGSLYDDYCCTICCGRLVLCQLARELKYLGK from the exons ATGACATCTGAGAAACCAACTGTAGGATTCATGCCATTGGCTGAGGAAGCAGGTCCTTCCACACTCCCTCCTTACCAGCCACCACAGGTTGGATACCCCTCACCTCAACCAATGGGCAGTTACCCCCCACCACAACCACAGGAAGGCTACCCTGCACCACAACCACATGGAAGCTATCCCCAACCAATTGCATCTCAACCATCAAGCTTCCATGCCACCAATACCACGGTTGTCGTAACTCAACCCTCCATGATGGCGGTTCAAGTGGGTCCACGCCCATGGCGCACCGATCTATGTGCATGCTGTGAGGACTGTGGCATCT GTTGCATGGGTTTCTTTTGTGCGGAATCTTTGCTCTGTGATGTTTCCACCAGGATGGGAGAAGGTTGTTGTTTCCCATGTTTTTGCCAATTGGCTTTAGCAGGTCTTAGAGTCAAAATGAGGACCCAAGAGAACATTGAG GGTTCTTTGTATGATGATTACTGTTGCACAATCTGCTGTGGACGTCTTGTTTTATGCCAGCTGGCTCGAGAACTCAAGTATCTTGGAAAATAA